TATTTTCTGCGCCCAGCGGTTCCGGTAAAACAACCATAGTTCGTGATGTGCTAAAAAATTTTCCCGAGTTTGTTTTTTCAGTTTCGGCTACTACAAGAAAAAAAAGAAGTACTGAAAAAGAAGGTGTTGATTATTATTTTATATTGGAAGAAGAATTTAAAAAGAAGATTGATACCGGTGAATTTGTTGAGTGGGAAAAATTTTACGATTATTATTACGGGACATTAAAAAATTTTGTTGACGGTAATCTTGCAAAAGGTTTATCAAACGTTTTTGAAGTAGATGTTAAAGGTGCTTTAAGTATCAAGAAAGCATACAAAAATTCTGTTCTAATATTTATTGCGCCACCAAGTATTGATGTTCTAAAAGACAGATTGATAAAACGAAATACTGAAACAGAGGAAGATCTTAAGAAACGTATTGAGCGGGCTGAAATGGAATTGAGCTTTAAGGATCAATTTGATTATGTGGTTTCTAATTTGAATCTTGAAGAAGCAAAAAAAGAAGTAAAAAAAATTATAGAAAAAGAAATATAACAGGAGAAATAAAATGGCAATTAAACCGATTAA
The genomic region above belongs to Ignavibacteriales bacterium and contains:
- the gmk gene encoding guanylate kinase, encoding MSNHKAKLYVFSAPSGSGKTTIVRDVLKNFPEFVFSVSATTRKKRSTEKEGVDYYFILEEEFKKKIDTGEFVEWEKFYDYYYGTLKNFVDGNLAKGLSNVFEVDVKGALSIKKAYKNSVLIFIAPPSIDVLKDRLIKRNTETEEDLKKRIERAEMELSFKDQFDYVVSNLNLEEAKKEVKKIIEKEI